The sequence below is a genomic window from Pleurocapsa sp. PCC 7327.
CGCCCAAACAAAGTTTATCCAGTTCGAGTACCTGTATGAGCTGTTCGGTTTGAGGAGGCTTAAGCTTGAGTTCCATCGATAACGCATTTTCCGGTCAATATTCTCAGTACAATTGTACTTTAAAGTTTTTAGAAGAAGTAAGTAAACGAGTCCGATCTACAGCTCTTTTGAGTAATTACATGTCTTATAAAAAAACATCGACTATCGAAAAATTACACTATTCTTCGATTGAAATTACGAAATTATATAAATATCATTTTTTATCATTCATTTTTTTATAACAAAAATAAAATTTTAAATTCTTAATAAGCTCTCTATAAAAAACCTATTATTGTTAATAAAAAGTAAATTAAAAGATAAATTAAATATAAAAAAATACTGCGATGAGAATTTTACTAACAGGTTTTAAATCAAAAAATGACGGGAGCGATTCATCAGAGATAGTTATCCCACTCTCCCAAAATTTATATTTTAAGCGAACAAGCACGTGGTCACAGCAGAATGACTTTGGAAAGAATGGCAAAAAATTAACAAGTTGTCCCAAAAGTATAAAATGTCGTGTCGAGCGTCGCGATCGCGAAGCGAAACATCTTAGCCTATCACTCCCAACAGATATTCTTCATTACGTTCTCCTGCACTCAGAATGATAAAATCGATTTTTCAGATGTCCTCTAAAATATTTTGTAACTTTTGATAGAGCAGGCAATGCTTCAAGAAAAGAAAAAATCTTAGCGGATGGTCTTGTTAATTATTAGAGTACTCGATCGGGGCAAGAAAGCTTACTTAGTCTCATTATTAATGAGATATAATATCTAGCCAGAATTTCTAATGATTGCGGAACACATTTTTGCCATCAAATCTTTGACCACTGTCTTCGCTAGGGAAAACGCATAATTCTAATATGAAAGTTGGCTTGATTCACCTTGCAGTTTTATCAGAGCAAGTCATAAAATCTCGGTTGGAACTGCCATTTATACTGATAGATATAGTCAAAAAGCTCTTTTACTAATTCTTGGTAGACTGCTCTAAATTTTAGAGATAGTTTGATTGACTTAAAGTTCGGTCGGGATGGAACTATTTAAGCTGTTTTTCTGTCTCTTACTAAAAGTGGCGATCGCATAAAAATAGAAATTATCTATACGCTCTATCCTTTTTAATTCTTATGATTTTGCCAAGAGAGGCAAGGTTCAATTGTACACTAAAGAACGGGACACTCTCTGTCTCCCGACTGTCGGTCGCGAATTTAGCTGCTCGCCGCTAACCGACCGATAAAAAATTGCAATCGAACACTAATCGACTGACAAGATTATCCTATGATATCAACGGATCTCGGAACGCAGAATTCTGGACAACGATACTTGCCACAACCAACGGCAGAACTAATATCAAGATCGCCTAATCAAGAATTACTACCTCTCACTGCCAAAGTCAACAGTCGTGACTGTCTAGAAATCGGCGGCTGCGATCTCATTACCTTAGTAGAGCAATTTGGTTCTCCTTTGTACGTTTTAGATGAATTTACTCTAAGAACCGCTTGCCGTCAGTATCGAGATGCCTTCAAACAGTATTATAGTGGCGAATCTCAAGTCATTTATGCATCTAAAGCTTGGAGTTGTCTAGCTGTTTGCAGTATCGTCGCCAGTGAGGGATTGGGATTCGATGTAGTTTCGGGGGGAGAACTGTATACAACCCTACAGGCACTCGAACAGATGGGCATAAAAGAGCGTGCTGGAGATAAAATTTACCTGCACGGAAATAATAAGTCGGTTGCCGAACTAGAGTTTGCAATCGCGACCAACTGCACAATTATTATTGATAACTGGCTGGAATTAGAAACACTGGTCAAATTGGGCGTAAATACCCAAAAACCGATTTGCGTGATGCTGCGGCTGACACCCGGAATCGAGTGCCACACCCACGAGTATATTCGTACCGGACACCTAGATAGCAAATTTGGCTTCGATCCCAACCAACTAGAAGCCGTTTTTACCTATGTGAGCCAGCAACCTAAGCTCGATTGTATCGGCTTACACGCTCATATCGGCTCGCAAATTTTTGAGCGCCAACCCCATCAAGACTTGGCAGAAGTCTTGGTAGAGTGGTCGAAAAAAGCAAGCGAATATGGCTTGTCCGTCCGAGAATTAAACATTGGCGGAGGATTGGGAATTTGCTACACAGAAGCAGACGATCCCCCCAGTATCGAGGAATGGGTTAAAGCTGCCGCTCAAGCAGTTGAGAAGGCTTGCAAAGTCCAGCAGTTGCCCTTGCCAAAATTAATTGCCGAACCGGGACGGTCGCTAATTGGTTCGGCTTGCGTCACGGCTTACACCATTGGCAGCCGCAAGGAAGTTCCCGAAATTCGCACTTATATAGCCGTCGATGGCGGCATGTCGGACAATCCGCGTCCGATTACCTATCAGTCGCTCTATCGAACTGTTGTAGCCAATCGGATGTCAGCGCCTTGGGAAGAAACTGTGACTATTGCTGGCAAACACTGCGAATCGGGAGATATTCTGATTAAAGATGCTCGACTGCCCAAGACGCGATCGGGAGATATTCTGGTCGTAATGGGCACGGGAGCGTATAACTATAGTATGGCTTCCAATTATAATCGCTTGCCTCGTCCGGCAGCCGTTTTGGTCAATGAAGGAGAAGCCAATCTAATTCTTGAGCGAGAAACTTACGAGGATCTCATTCGACAAGATCGCCTACCAGCCAGATTGGTGGAAGATACTTCGTCCGCGAATTTTTAAGGGGAAAGGATGGCATGCGCTTCCTAGAAGCATACTTTCAGATCTCCTCGTTGGGAAATATCTCCAGGATCGGGCGATCGATCGCACTCCTCCTACTTCGCCAACCTTTACTAATTCATAATTCATTCTCTAAAATTCATCATTACCCATGTCGGGTTCTGCTCCTGGTCAAAGCTGGATTGTATCTTGGCTAATCCATAACGGTCTCGATATTGGATTAGTCCTAGTACTCACTTATCTAATGCTTCTCATTATTGGGGAGCGGCGAACCCTATGGATGGTGCGAGGACTAATTGTTTTAATGTTGGCAGCAGTACTCAGCGAGCGACTCAAGCTAGAACTGCTCAAGTTTGTGCTAGAGAAGCTAGTGCTGGGAGCGGCTGTCGCCATGGCAGTGATCTTCCAGTCAGAATTCCGTCGATTTTTGGAGTTGTTAGGACGAGGACAGATTCTCCAATTGTTTCAGCGCCAGCGTTCTCTACCCAAACCCAATAATGTAATCGATGAAATTGTCGATGCTGTCAAAGAACTCTCGCAAAATCGAACCGGAGCTTTAATGGTTCTGGAAACATCGGGAACTATCGATATGCGAGTATTTGTCAATCCGGGAGTAAGTCTCAATGGTGAAGTTTCTAAAGAACTTTTGCAAACCATTTTTCAACCCAAAACCTTACTCCACGATGGAGCCGTTTTTATTCGCGGCTCTCGCATTGTTTCGGCTGGCGTAATTTTACCGCTGTCGGAACGTACTGCCTCGCGGCAGTTGGGGACGCGCCACCGCGCAGCGATGGGAATCACCGAGCGAGTTGAAAATTGTATTTGTGTAGTTGTATCGGAAGAAACGGGTTCGATTTCTTTAGCAGAGAGAGGCAATCTCAACCGACCCTTAACTAGCAGTAAACTCAAGGAGCTATTAGAGGAGAGATTTTCTCCATCAGTAGAGAGAGAAGTCGTTGTTGCGCCTAGTTTGGGCGTGTTAAGCCGTACAATTGGCTTACAAGGACGAATATTATTAGAGCGTATATTTCATCTTCCGTCATCGAAGTCAAAAGAACAGAAGAAATGACAACTAAGCCAATCGCGTTACAAGAATTACCTGCCGATCTCGATAAAAGTCGTTTGCCTGGGCACGTCGCAGTCATTATGGATGGCAATGGTCGCTGGGCAAAGCAGCGAGGACTCCCCCGCATTATGGGACATCAAAGGGGGGTAGATACCTTAAAGGATTTGCTGCGTTGCTGTAGGGATTGGGGCGTTCCAGCGCTCACTGCCTATGCATTTTCAACGGAAAATTGGGGACGACCGCTCGAAGAAGTCGAGTTTCTTATGACGCTGTTCGAGCGGGTGTTGCGCAAAGAACTCAAGGAGATGATGGAAGAAAATGTGCGCATTCGCTTTGTGGGAAATTTAGAATCGCTACCGCCATCGCTTCAGGCAGAGATCGAGCGATCGATGGAAGAAACGAAAGATAATTTAGGAATTCAGTTTACGGTGGCGACTAATTATGGCGGACGGCAGGAGATCGTCCAAGCTTGTCGGGCGATCGCGGCTAAAGTCCGGCAAGGAGCGATCGATCCCGAAGCCATTGACGAAGCCTTAGTTGAACGCCATCTCTATACTTGTGGTCTTCCCTCTCCAGACTTACTTATCCGCACGAGCGGAGAAATGCGCATCAGCAATTTCTTGCTCTGGCAAATGGCTTATGCCGAAATTTACGTGACGCAAACCCTTTGGCCCGACTTCGATCGCGCTCAATTTCACCAAGCGCTATCGGCTTATCAGCAAAGAGAGCGCCGTTTTGGGAAAGTTTGAGGGAATAATCTAGAAGAAGCGAGAAAAACTCAATAACTGATGCTGACATCCCGAAAAAAAACAGTAGACGTTCCCAAACGCCTTCCCGTTCTCTCAGAGGAAGAACTTATGGAACAAGAGCGCATGCGAGACGTTCTCGTGTTGCTGGAGCATTTAGTAGAACGAGAGGAGACCACCCTTAAGCTTATCATAGACCGTCTCTATGATGTGGGTTCAGTTAATCTAATCAACAAAAAGTTTCCCAATCGACCCCGCCAGAGAAGGATAATGAAATCTATAGCTCGCATATTCAAGCCAGTTGCGAAAATCTATGCCCTGCGGTGGGTTAAAAAAAACTGTCCGCGACTGGTTACTAATTGGTTACAAACGAAGGTAAGATTCTAGCCGCTAGCGATAGCCATTAGCCCCAAAATGCATCTCAGTCCAAAAGTTCAAAAGCGCTTACTTCCAGAACCGGACCAATCATCGCCACTGTCATTACGTCATCTCGCACTCGACCTTCGACTTTGACCTTGGCTCGATCTTGACACAACTCCTGCGGGGGGTCTTTGAGTTCGTAGGTTTCGCCAGCTTCGGTGACTATAGCCCAAGTTCCGAAACCAAAGTCTTGCCGCGCGATCGTGCCTGTAATGGTGATGCTCATGCGAGTCGTTTTTCTCCTTGACTTGCTAAATAGGCTAACCCAAAGCAGAGTAGGGCATTAACGATCAGGAAGATGCGGGCGATGGCTCCCGTCCCCAACCACAAAACAGCCGGAGACATAACAGCACTCACCGCCAGACAAGAAGCAACGCCGAGGGTCGTTCCGATGGCAAACCACTTCCACTGGGGATGTCCCAACAACAGAGCGATTAGTAGGAAGGGAATCAAGGCGCTGGCAAAGAGGGGATTCAGCATCGGAGAGCCAACAATCGTATTGCCCAATTCTGGAATCGAACTACTCGCCAATCGGAAGGGCCATTGAGGGAGATCGAGGATATATACGCCTCGGAGAAAGAACAATCCAGAACTTCCTAAAATCAGTCCGCTATTGAGCGCCCAATTCCAACCCAGGTAATTGCGCAAAAACCAGTAAAATAAATAGGATCCTATCACCATCAGAATTTTAGGCAACAGCGCCACCACCCCGCCATCAATCCAAAAACGGGGATTGAGATAGCCATTATCGCGAAGCCATCGGAAAAAGTCTTTCCAAGTTATTTTGCCTTTCAGAGCTAATTTGACGGCTGCCGTACTATCTAAGTGACCTGCCCCAAAATGATTGAAAGGATCTTCCGAGACGGTTCGAGCCGACTTTTGGAGGACACTTAGGACTTCATCGGGGTTGGAGATGCCAGAAGCTTTAATCAAAGCTGCGACCCCAGCGACGTGCGGGGCTGCCATACTCGTTCCCTGAAAACCCATAAAGACGGGTTGGTTGGTTCTGGGATCGATTGTCTCTTGCAGGATTTTACCGTCATTGCTGCCGCCAGGAGCTGCGATATCTACCGCTGCTCCATAGTTGGAATAAGGGGCTTTTTTCCCAGCTAAATCGGTGGCAGCAACGCCGATAACGTGAGGATAGCGAGCGGGATATTCTGCCGCATTGCGGTTGGAGTTCCCCGCTGCCGCCACGATAACTACACCTTTTTGATGGGCATAGTCAATAGCTTCTTTCATCACCAGACTTTCGCCACCGCCACCCAAGCTCATATTAATTACGTCGGCACCCTTGTCTGCCGCAAAGCGAATGGCTTCAGCAATATCTGAGATGGTTCCGCTGCCGCCAGCCGATAGAACCTTGAGGGGCATAATTTTGGCTTTATAGGCAATCCCTGCTACTCCGTAATTGTTGTTGGTGGATTGGGCGATGGTTCCTGCTACGTGAGTGCCGTGACCGTTGTCATCTGCAGCATTAACTTTGTCATTTACGAAGTCGTAGCCTTCGACGAATTCCGTTTGCTGCAAGTCGGGAACGCGGCTGACTCCCGTGTCGATGACAGCAACGGTAACGCCCGCTCCTTTGGTGTCTTCCCACGCTTGTTCTATGTTAATGCTGCGGAGATTCCACTGCTTGCCGTAGTCTGGGTCGTTGGGAACTTCAAAGGCTCGATAGATATAGTTAGGTTCGATATGTTTGACAAATTTTTTCAAGGGAGAATGCCGCAAGGCTTTTAGTAATTGCTCGTCGCCTTCGAGGGTGTAGATATTGTCGCTGACAGAAAAAATGCTGTTAAGCGTTGCAGTTTTGTTATATTTTTGCGCGATCGCTTGTAATTGCTCGCTAATCACTGTTGTTGGCAGATTATCTCGAAAGTCGAGCACGATCGAGCTATATTCTCCTTTATTGGCTAATCCCTTAAAGTTTGAGAGCGCAGCCCATAGCCCGACGAGAAATAAAACCAACAACAATAGCCTTCTCATACGCTTTTTTGCCTGCTACCAAAGCGCCAGTTCGACCATTAGCATAACTCATCTGTTTGCCCAATGGTATGTTCTGTGTCTCGATTTTACTGTTTCTTTACTTTATTATGAAATGGTTTTCCATTCGATCGCTATTTTTTAACGATCCAATGCTGGGTCAAAAACTGAGTGGCTTCCGTGTCGCTCAATGGCTTGCTGAATCGATACCCCTGTATCTCTTGACATTGAAGTCGGCGCAGTAAGTCCAGTTGCTGTTGGGTTTCTACGCCTTCTGCTACTACTCTTAGGTTAAACGCCCGTCCCAAAGCGATCGCAGCAGAAATTATCCCCGTCTTCTTCGGGTTATCTTTGAGTTTGTTGACGCACGATTGAGCAATTTTGAGTTTATTGAAAGGAAATTCTTGCAGATAGCCAATGGCAGAATACCCAGTACCAAAATCGTCGATGGCAACGGGAACTCCTAGCTGGGATAATTGATGGAAAAGCTGGCGAGCCAAGTTCCCATTTTGCACGATCGCCCCTTCTGTAATTTCTAACTCCAGCCAATAAGGTTCTAACCTGGCTTTGTCTAACACCTGGGCTACCATCTGCGTCAAATTGGGCTGTTGAAATTGTCGGGGAGACAGGTTAACCGACATGGGCAGACGAGGCAACCCAGCAGCTTGCCAAGCGCGATTTTGACGGCAGGCTGTCTGTAGTACCCACTGGTTAATGGGGACGATGAGAGACGTTTTCTCTGCCCAAGGGAGAAATTGATGGGGATAAATTATTCCCAGCTTGGGATGGTGCCATCGCATTAAGGCTTCCATGCCATAGATTTCGCCCGTGTTGATATTGACTTGGGGCTGGTAATAAAGAGAGAATTCACCTCTTTCAAGCGCTTTGCGCAACAGCGATTCTACCCGCAACAGTTTGGGATCGGTTGGGGGAGTGCTGGGCGATCGCCTGCCATTGCTATTCTGCTTTTTATTGTCGTCTAAATTGTGTTCTGCGGTCTCGATCAGCGTTGCGCTATCTTCACCATTTTGGGGATAAATGGCGATCCCGATATGACATCTGAGATAAACTTGATGTTTTTCGATGGTAAAGGGGGCTTTGAGCGTATTGAGAATTCTCTGACTGACTCTAACGGGATCGTCTGGAGTCTTAATCTGCCTCAGAAGAACTGTAAACTCGTCGCCTCCCCAGCGAGCGACGATATCGCCCGCGCGCAGGCAGTCATGCAATCGTTTGGAAAACTCTTTGAGTAAGCGATCGCCAACAGAATAGCCGAACTTGTTATTAATCGTTTCAAAGTGTTCTAAATCAAGATAAATGACGGCCAGTTGCTGTTGTTTTTCTCTGGCATTCGTCAAGGCGATGGAAAGGTGTTCGTTGAATAGGGTGCGATCCGATAGCCCTGTCAGCCAATCCTGATGCGCGGGTTTGAGAACGGTATCTTCTCCGTCCGAGGTTTCTGGTAAAGTATCCGATAGCCTTAGCGTTGCTTGGTTGTGACGGCTTTGAGCCAATTGACCATGTATCCCCGTCGCGATGCCATCGAGAGTAACAATCTCTTTGGGGTTGGGGGCTGAATTTCCGGATGCAATAACGTGATAGCTAGCATTAACATCCCCGCCAAAATTAATTAAATCTCCATCTTGGAGTTCGTGAAATAAACTTTTTTTCCCATTGACAAATATGCCATTATGACTTTGATGCCCTTCTCCGTCTCCATCAATAATAAAAAAGGAATTTTTATCGGGATTGCCATGTTTTTTTAGAATTAAAGTGGCATGTCGGCGGGAAATTTGTTTGGAATAAATAACAATTGAATTGCTGGAATGACGGCCAATCGAATAGTGAGACTCTTCCAAAGGAATGCTCCGCCTTCCCTGTAAATCTTCAACAATCAATATATGACTAACTTGTGGGACTCGCTCCGATACCATCCCAGCCTCCTGAGTGCTGATTTTAACTTATTAGATAAACAATAAAAATCTTGTTATGCTAATTTATTCAATCGTAGAGAATTTTGCGTCAATTCGTAAGAGCATACTGAGGTTTTTACCAAATCTTTAAACTACTACGCCAATTTTTTAAATTTCTCATGAAGCTGACTTCAGTTACTTAAGTGATTGCGTAAAAATACTGAGATCGACGAGAATGATTTGGAGTAAGTAGTTATATCGTTTTGAGAAATTCTTGCTGCAAATCCCCTTTTTTTCTCCCACACTTCTTACTCTCCCATCTCCAATCGTCTGTAGCAAGGATTAGACCTATTGCTTTAAGCAAAGATGCTAATCCAAATACAGGGAAAGGTTAAAGAAAGCCAGAGAATAAATTCTCTGTCTAATCCCTTAAGTCCTATAAGACAGACTTAAATTTTGAGCCAAGAAATTCATTTCTTGGTTAACTGCTTCTGCAAGAAGTCTATTTATGTAATTGATATAGCGCCAAATTGATTACGCTTCCACCCGACTGTGGACTAAAAATTGAGTGGCATCTTCTGGCTTCAAAGGGCGGCTAAACCAATACCCTTGAACTTCTTCGCATTGCAGGCGTTGTAAGATTTCGAATTGTTGGAGATTTTCCACCCCTTCTGCGACAATTCTCAAATTAAAGCTGCGTCCCGAAGCAACGATCGCCCTAACCATTGCGCTATCCTGGGGATTGTCCTTTAGGATTTGGATGAGAGAGCGATCGATTTTGAGCGTATGAAAAGAAAATTTTTGCAGATAGTTAAGAGAAGCCTGCCCGGTGCCAAAATCGTCTAGAGCGAAGCGAATGCCTATCTGATGCAACGCTTGAAGCGTCTGAAGAGCATAATCGGAATTGTGCGCGATCGCGGCTTCTGTAATTTCTATCTCCAGCCACTGAGGCTCCAATTTCGTTTCTTCTAGGGTTCGCATCACCATTTTGACGAAATTGAGTTGATGAAACTGGCGAAGCGAGAAATTCACGGCTACAGGCACCAATTGCAAGCCCGCTTCTTGCCAAAGGCGATTTTGCTTGCAAGCAGTCTGTAAAACCCACTCGCTCAAGGGTACGATGAGGTCGGTTTCTTCAGCTAGAGGGATTAATTTGACCGGCGAAACCTGTCCTAATTCGGGATGAGACCAACGCAGAAGCGCCTCCATCCCTGTCAGCGCATTGGTTTTGACATTTGCCTGAGGTTGATAGTGCAAAGATAGCTCGTTCTTGTTTAGTGCTTGGCGCAGTAGGCCTTCTAGTTTCAGCAGCAGAGAGGCTTTGGAAGCCATGCTAGAACTGTAGAATCGATAGCGATCGCGACCTTGTTCTTTAGCGCGATAAAGGGCAACATCGGCACGTTTGACGAGGGTTTCTGCGTCTTGACCGTCCTGGGGATAAAGCGCGATTCCGATGCTACTTTTGATGTATATTTGATTTTCGGAGATCTCGAAAGGCAGCTTTAATTCGTTGAGAATTCGTTGGGCGAGTTTGATCGTATCCTCGGCGCTGCGAATTTGCGGCAGCAGGATCGTAAACTCGTCACCGCCCCAGCGAGCTAAGGTATCTCCTCCCCGCAAACAGGCGCTCAAGCGTTTGGCAAAGCTTTGCAAGAGGCGATCGCCAATTGTGTGACCGAGCGTATCGTTAATATTTTTAAACCCATCGAGATCGAGAAACATAACTGCCATCAGGTTGCGATTCCGTTTGGCATTGGCAAGAGCGATCGCGAGTTGTTCGTTAAAAAAGGCTCGGTTGGGCAGATTGGTAAGCGAGTCGTGAAAGGCTTGATACTGAAGGTTTTCTTGGGCGCGTTTTCGTTCGGTGACATCGAACAGATAACTTCTAATTAGCTTGTTTTCCGAAAGGAAGTGAACGTATTGTTCGTAAACTTCCTCCCCAACTTTTACCTCTCGCAACAGCAAGTTCCCCTCAACATTGGGCGCTTGAGCGAGCAAGCCCATCAAAATCGGATGTTCGAGACTTGCCCGCTGCATGTTGCTAAATTTGATGCTGGCGGCTGGGTTGAGATAGGTGAGATTTCCCTCATAATCGATCTCGATAATGGGATTGGGACTTAGTTCGGGAAAAGAAGCCAATCGCATCAGGTCATCGCGATCGAATTGTTCGAGCTTTTCGGATTCGATCGCGGTCGATTTACAATTATCACTCCAGGAAATCGTTGCCTCGCTCAACGACTCTACCTTGGCAGATTCGATGGGGTTGAACAAAGCAATGTCTATAGCATTAGACAGGATATAGTAACTCAGTTTTGCCTTGTTGCCGAGTAAAATGACATCGCCATGTTTGAGGTTATGGGATTCACAACGCTTTCCATTAATAATTAAGCCATTTGTACTTTTATTTCCTTCTAAATCCCCGTCAATAATTCGATAGAAATAGCTATCGTGACGGGGAGATTTTTTGATTCGTAATAAAGTGGCATGATGGCGAGAAACAATGCGATCGTAAATGACAATATCGTTGCTTGACTCCCGACCGACCGAATAAGTCGATTGCTCCAGAACAACGATACGCCTAGCCTTTTGATCTTCGATGACTAAAACATGGCGGAAGGGCTGTAGACTTTCCATCGACGACAGATGAAGGGGAAGAGAAAGGGGTTGTCTATAGAATTCCCGGAACTGATTTCAATCTATCACTTACAAAGTTAAACGGGTTTATACTCTGGATGCACTGCCCCGATCAGCAATTGAGTTGCTTCGTCTTTAGGCAGGGGACGACCGAACCAATACCCTTGCACTTGTTCGCACTGAAGACTGCGCAACAAATCGAGTTGCTGCTGTGTTTCTACTCCTACGGCAACCACTCTCAAATTGAAGCCGCGTCCTAGCGCGATCGCTGCCGAGATAATCCCGCGTTCCTGGGGATTGCCCCTGAGATCGCGAATGAAGGCGCGATCGATCTTAAGGGTACGGAAAGCAAATTGTTTGAGATAGCCCAAGGATGAAAAGCCCGTGCCAAAATCCTCTAGGGCGATGCGAACCCCTAGGTTTTGCAGATCTCGCAGCGTCGTTTGCGCGACTTCTAGATTTTCTCTTAGCCTGACTTCGGTAATCTCCAACTCCAGCCATTGGGGATCGAGTCCGGTTTTGTCAACGATTCTGGCAACGACTTCAGCAAGATTCGGCTGTTTTAATTCCCTGGCGGAAAGGTTAACGCTGATGGGGATGGGAGGCAAACCCGCCCGCTGCCAAGCCAGATTTTGCTCGCAGGCAGTTTCGATTGCCCATTTGCCGATGTGGATCATCAGGTCGGTTTTTTCCGCCAAGGGAATGAATTTAGCGGGAGAGACAACGCCCAATTCAGGATGCTGCCAGCGCAAGAGTGCCTCCATGCCAGTCACTTCGCCCGTCGCCAGTTGCACTTGAGGCTGGTAGTGCAGATAGAATTCTTTGCGCTCCAGAGCTTGATACAGTAGGGTTTCCAGCTTCACGATCAGGGAAGCTTCGGAGGTCATGTTGGGATTGTAGAACTGATAGTGATTTCGCCCTAGATCCTTGGTGCGATAGAGGGCAGCATCGGCATTTTTCAGCAGCGTTTCTGCATCCTGCCCGTCTTGGGGATAGACGGCAATCCCGATACTGGTTTTGATATTCAGTTGATGCTTGTCTATTTCAAAAGGCTTCTTAAGAACGTCAAAAATTCTCTGGGCCAGTCTGACGGTATCGTCGGCACTTCTGATTTTTGGCAAGAGCACGGTAAATTCATCTCCGCCCCAGCGGGCGATGATATCGCCCTCTCGCACGCACGATTCCAGACGCTGGGAAAAGTTTTGTAGAAGGCGATCGCCGATGCTATGACCGAGGGTATCGTTGACGTTCTTGAAGGAGTCGAGATCGAGGAACATGACTGCCATCAGTTGCTCTTGTTGTTTAGCGCGCTCGATCGCCGCAGCTAATTGTTTTGTAAACTGAGTACGGTTGGGGAGATTGGTCAGCGCATCGTGAAAGGCTTGATAGCGTAGCATTTCTTGCGATTTTTTCCGTTCGCTGATATCCCGCACGGCGAAGCAGAAAATCTCTTTATTGTCGTAGTTGTCGGTACGGCTGATATTGGCTTCGACGCTAACGAAAGAACCG
It includes:
- a CDS encoding EAL domain-containing protein, with translation MTNPQEVRHILVIEDQKSRRIISLKDETYSIGRDPNCAIVLYDRQVSRHHATLVQVADLEDSDRYFYRVVDGDSQGKRSTNGISVNGKRCLSHDLKHGDLIWFGNKSKASYHIISTASELYLLKAGEQAERPKPPIANFSRDTQSDDIDAKKTIALSHPSELVHQKDLARLSSLAEFSPNPIIEIDFQGKINYLNPSASVKFPDLQERQLEHPILKDILTQSQYREGTSLIREVRVDREIFEQHIHYLIDNKVIRSYIFDVTKYKKLEVGFKNSEERYKFIVQRASEGIFVVDAQTKQIIEANPAYCNLLGYPPEELSNLTLYDIVSGDRETLEGELQQIGSDRPHFVAESEHRRKDGSFVSVEANISRTDNYDNKEIFCFAVRDISERKKSQEMLRYQAFHDALTNLPNRTQFTKQLAAAIERAKQQEQLMAVMFLDLDSFKNVNDTLGHSIGDRLLQNFSQRLESCVREGDIIARWGGDEFTVLLPKIRSADDTVRLAQRIFDVLKKPFEIDKHQLNIKTSIGIAVYPQDGQDAETLLKNADAALYRTKDLGRNHYQFYNPNMTSEASLIVKLETLLYQALERKEFYLHYQPQVQLATGEVTGMEALLRWQHPELGVVSPAKFIPLAEKTDLMIHIGKWAIETACEQNLAWQRAGLPPIPISVNLSARELKQPNLAEVVARIVDKTGLDPQWLELEITEVRLRENLEVAQTTLRDLQNLGVRIALEDFGTGFSSLGYLKQFAFRTLKIDRAFIRDLRGNPQERGIISAAIALGRGFNLRVVAVGVETQQQLDLLRSLQCEQVQGYWFGRPLPKDEATQLLIGAVHPEYKPV
- a CDS encoding EAL domain-containing protein, translated to MESLQPFRHVLVIEDQKARRIVVLEQSTYSVGRESSNDIVIYDRIVSRHHATLLRIKKSPRHDSYFYRIIDGDLEGNKSTNGLIINGKRCESHNLKHGDVILLGNKAKLSYYILSNAIDIALFNPIESAKVESLSEATISWSDNCKSTAIESEKLEQFDRDDLMRLASFPELSPNPIIEIDYEGNLTYLNPAASIKFSNMQRASLEHPILMGLLAQAPNVEGNLLLREVKVGEEVYEQYVHFLSENKLIRSYLFDVTERKRAQENLQYQAFHDSLTNLPNRAFFNEQLAIALANAKRNRNLMAVMFLDLDGFKNINDTLGHTIGDRLLQSFAKRLSACLRGGDTLARWGGDEFTILLPQIRSAEDTIKLAQRILNELKLPFEISENQIYIKSSIGIALYPQDGQDAETLVKRADVALYRAKEQGRDRYRFYSSSMASKASLLLKLEGLLRQALNKNELSLHYQPQANVKTNALTGMEALLRWSHPELGQVSPVKLIPLAEETDLIVPLSEWVLQTACKQNRLWQEAGLQLVPVAVNFSLRQFHQLNFVKMVMRTLEETKLEPQWLEIEITEAAIAHNSDYALQTLQALHQIGIRFALDDFGTGQASLNYLQKFSFHTLKIDRSLIQILKDNPQDSAMVRAIVASGRSFNLRIVAEGVENLQQFEILQRLQCEEVQGYWFSRPLKPEDATQFLVHSRVEA